The Bos indicus x Bos taurus breed Angus x Brahman F1 hybrid chromosome 3, Bos_hybrid_MaternalHap_v2.0, whole genome shotgun sequence genome includes a window with the following:
- the LOC113884529 gene encoding T-cell surface glycoprotein CD1b-2, whose product MLLLPLLLLGVILPGGDNEDVFQGSTSFHLMQISTFVNSTWAQNQGSGWLDDLQIHGWESDSGTAIFLKPWSKGNFSDDEVTELVDLFRAYFIGFTREVQDRVNEFQLEYPFVIQVTAGCELHSGEAIESSLRGALGGLDFVSIQNHSCVPAPDSGSRGQKFCALTTQYQGISDIIERLLSETCPRYLLGVLDAGKAELQRQVKPEAWLSSGPTPGPGRLLLVCHVSGFYPKPVRVMWMRGEQEQPGTQQGDLMPNADWTWYLRVTLNVAAGEAAGLNCRVKHSSLGDQDIILYWGHPTSIGLILVAIIIPSLILLICLALWFWRRWSYQNIL is encoded by the exons ATGCTGCTTCTACCACTTCTGTTACTTGGAGTTATCCTCCCAGGTGGTGACAATGAGGATG TGTTCCAGGGGTCAACCTCCTTCCATCTCATGCAGATTTCAACCTTTGTCAATAGCACATGGGCTCAAAATCAAGGCTCAGGCTGGTTGGATGACTTGCAGATTCATGGCTGGGAGAGTGACTCGGGCACTGCCATTTTCCTGAAGCCCTGGTCGAAGGGCAACTTTAGTGATGATGAGGTGACTGAGCTGGTGGACCTCTTCCGAGCCTACTTCATTGGATTCACTCGGGAAGTGCAGGACCGTGTCAATGAGTTCCAGTTGGAAT ACCCCTTTGTGATCCAGGTCACAGCAGGCTGTGAGCTGCATTCTGGGGAGGCCATAGAAAGTTCTTTGAGAGGAGCTTTAGGAGGACTGGATTTTGTGAGTATCCAGAATCATTCTTGTGTGCCTGCACCAGACAGCGGCAGCAGGGGGCAGAAGTTTTGTGCACTCACGACTCAGTATCAAGGCATCTCTGATATCATTGAGAGACTTCTCTCAGAAACCTGTCCTCGATATCTTCTGGGTGTCCTCGATGCAGGGAAGGCAGAACTGCAGAGGCAAG TGAAGCCTGAagcctggctgtccagtggcccCACTCCTGGGCCTGGCCGCCTACTGCTGGTGTGCCACGTCTCAGGATTCTACCCAAAACCTGTGCGGGTGATGTGGATGAGGGGCGAGCAGGAGCAGCCTGGCACTCAGCAAGGAGACCTCATGCCCAATGCAGACTGGACTTGGTATCTCCGAGTAACCCTAAATGTGGCAGCTGGGGAGGCAGCTGGCCTGAATTGCCGAGTGAAGCACAGCAGTCTAGGAGACCAGGACATCATCCTGTACTGGG GACACCCCACATCCATTGGCTTGATACTTGTGGCAATAATAATACCCTCCTTGATCCTTTTGATATGCCTTGCATTATGGTTTTGGAGACGCTg GTCATATCAGAATATCTTGTGA